The DNA region AAATCCTACTTTTGGGTTTCACTCTGCAAAGGACGAGGGCGTTCGTATTGGCAACACTACCTATGAAGACGCACGTACCAGTCAAAACTGGTTCGTTATGTCCACTATGGGCCGTTCAGCGGGTCATTTAGCATTCGGTATTGCTACCAGTTGTCATTTCCCAATGATGGTCATTCCAGAAATGTTCAACAATACAGCCATTACTTTTGATAAGGTTGTACGGTTAATTATTTCATCCATCGTAAAGAGAAAAATAAAAAAAATAAATTATGGTGTGGCTTTAGTTAGTGAAGGTGTTTTTCATATTATGCCAGATAGTGAACTAAACCAATGTGGCATTAATTTCACTTATGACGCGCACGGTCACCCAGAACTGGGCAATGTGAGTAAATCTCACATTTTTAATATGCTCGTTCAGGCCAAATTAAAGGAATTGGGCATCCAAGTTAAGAGTAGACCCGTTGAATTGGGCTATGAACTTAGATGTTGCAGGCCCATTGGCTTTGACCTGACACTCTGTACTCTTTTAGGTCTAGGCGTTAAAAAATTATATGATCAAGGTATTAGCGGTTGCATTGTTACAGCCAATTCTCGCGGTGAAGTAACCCCATTATATTTGGAAGAATTACAGGGCGAAGATGGTAAAATAGCCCCTCGTCTAGTTAATATAAATTCAGAATTCGCCCAGCTTTGTTTTCAGAATATGCATTACATTGAAGAAGCGGATTATGAAGCTGCCAAAGCGTATTTCCCTGATCCGGAACAATATGATTTCAACAAAATTTTAGCTGGAGAGGTGTAACCTGAAGTGTACACTGTAAAATACAAGGGAAAACCCCTTGATTTAGCAAGACATCATTCAACCCTAACTCGCTTTTCTTCGGAACGGTGCGTTAGGGTTTTTCTTTGGAGGTTATTCCACTTTCCTATGTTGCATTTTTAACTCCATATTCAAAGAGAGTTTAGTCATGCCACGACAAAAATCTACTTATTTCCTCGTTGACACTAACCGCTATTCTACCGGACCACTTTTCCTTTCAAGGCATTTTTAAATGGTATGCAGTTAAGGCAAACCCCTTAATTATGAGATATTTGCTAAACAAGATACAAACAATACATCTTGTTAATTACAATTTTATTAATCCTAAAAACCAAAAACTATGTTACGTTGGACAGTTATATTTATAGTATTAGCAATCATTGCAGCAGTCTTCGGATTTGGAGGCATTGCAGCTGGAGCAGCTAGTATCGCAAAAGTATTATTCTTTATTTTCATCGTTCTATTTATAATCAGTTTGATTATGGGACGTAAGAAAATTTAGAGTTGCCTTATATATTTGAATTGCAAAAGGATGGCCGTTTTGGCCATCCTTTTTTGTTTCATACCAATCTCCCATGATAATTACGAACCTTTACCTAGCACACAGAACGATATACCATAGATCAATTTGACAAAGAATTCAAATCACCTTTTCTGCTAGCACAGGTATTACCAACTTTGTAAAAGATATATCAGTTTAAAACTTATTTGCCGTCGAATACATAAAAAAAGGCCCGAACATTATAGCTCGAGCCCTTGTGTCTAGATAAGTACTAGAATTACCAATTTGAAATTTCCTCTTTCAACTCTTCTTTTCCTTTACCAACTTTCTCTTGCACCTTACCCAACATTTCGTCAAATCTCCCTTCGGAATAGGTTACGTCGTCATCGGTTAAATTTCCATATTTCTGCTTAAATTGACCCTTTACTTGGTTCCACTTACCTTCTAATTGTTCTTGATTCATTTTCTTTATTTTTTAGATTAAACTTCTTCTATTTATACTTAAAATTAGCCAAGAATACCGACTCGCTGTAATGCAAAACATTCGGTTCTTGACCCAAAAATTATTTGTACGGTTTATCGATTCCCTCACTATCACTGTCCATAAATTTCACAAAATCAGATGGATTTTTAATTGGGATAAAACGATCTCCTTTAATAACCACGGGGTGAGCTAACGTAGATGGTGATTTTTCTAAAATACGCAACCAATCATGCTCGTTCAAATCTACTTTTTTGTTGCCATACTTCTCCCTAAAATCAGGATGCTCTTGGTTGACCAAACTTCCCACAGGTTCGTTCATATTATGGGCTATTTCTGCCCATTGTGTTCCTGTAACCTTCGTTTTTGAGATATCTACGGCCAGAATATCCTCATCGGCAGATTCAACATATGCGTAGGTTTGTTTACCTTCACTAGTTTCTGAATTGTAGTATAACGTTATCTTCTTTTTATCTTTTGATATAACTCCCATATTTTTGTTTTTTTAGTTCGTATTGTAAGAAGGTAAACTACTGCTTATCAACTAAATCGATTAGCTCTATAAAATTATTTTTTTCTCCTTTCATTTTCCCCATTCCCCAGAATAGTGGAGGTTAGCCCACTACTGACATTCAGCCAGAGATAATTGAAAAACGATTTTGTAGGATCCCTTTCCGCGGTAATCCCGCCATAACGATATCCACTTTCATCTGTATTAGACCCGTCGTTCACGAAAATTTTACCAATTGTAGTCAACAATTTATTAATGCCCGAACGGTCTTTCTTTAATACCGAAAACTCAAAATCCTCATATTTCATCTTCATATCCCCAACAGAGGATTTTGCATCGCCACTTATGGTAAAATAAAGCTCTTGTACCTCCCCTTCCGCGCGAACACGCAGATTGGAATCCAAAAAGGAATTTAAGCCCTTAGAATTGAAATTTTTAACCGTACCCGAAGCTGTAAATGCATCGGATTCCTTCTGTACATCAAAAGACCAATTGAGAGTTATGGGTGCTTGATTCATAAGCAACGCTTTGGCCTTTACTTGTGTATCTTCCTTTTTATCGGATAGGTTCTGAACATTCAATATTTTGGCATCTACCTTTGCAAAAACAATCTTACCGGGTTCAGTTTTTCTATTTACACGTTCACTATAAACAATATGGCCATCTTCAATAGCGATCTCAGGAACCTCTATTTGAATAGGTAGTTCTCGTAGTGCCTTGCTGTACAGTTTTTTTCTTACCCAATCATCGGGCAACAATTTATCTCTGTACATTTCAAGATTTGGTCCGGTTAATTTTGCTGGACCCGTGCGCACCCAAAGCTTCTCATTTTTATATCCAAAATCAATAGCTTTAAAATGTACTTTGGGAATTTCCAGATTAATATAATCATGCTCTTTGTGCAAGTGCCAAGACAATTCTGTTTTGTTATATTTCGACTTTAATTTTAAGTCGCTTACTGACAAATTCCCCTCGTTCACATCAACCTTTGCTATGCTCAAAACTTCGTACGCACCTAAATCTACGTAGAGCGATTCTCCAGTAAAATTTAAAGAAGCGTACGTAACGGGAATCTTCGAATTTATAAGTTCAACATCCGTCTTAACATCTTCAATTTCAATATGTACAGAATCCAACTTCATGGCCGTGCTATCACTATCCCTCTTTAGCAACGTAATAGCACCGTTGCTCACTTTTATTTTTCCAATTTGGATAGTTTTCAAGAGCGCAATGTGGTCATTATCTTCTTGTGCGGTATCAGTTTGTTGTTCCTTCAGATAATGTGTGAATTTGGGGGTTTCTATATTTAAATTTTCTACCTGTACCTTATTGTTCACAAGAAAGTGCCAGTAGCCCAGGCCCACAACCTCTAAAGCTTCAATTTGTACTGCCGTATGCCGTACAGAATCTCGTTTTCCTATATCTAATTTTATGGTATGCAACTTTGCCGTACCCATAAGTACGTTTACATCAATATCCTTGTAATCTAATTGAATATGCGGCGGTAATTTGGTATCTAAATAATTTGCGATTGACTTTTTTGCCATTAACTGGCAACCCAGAACTATGACGGCCATAAGGACCAAACAAACGGAAATAATCCGTAATATGATTTTTACTGTTCTGGATGCATGCATTTGTATTTGCTTATAATTTTATTGATAAATACCTAAGAAACTTAAAATTGCCTCTTTAAACCTTAAAATGAGTATGTTTTTAGATATATAATTAACCGGTTAGCATAATCAATTTTAAGGTTCACAACTGTTTTATATATTACTGGCACTATAATAAATGCATACGTGTAAACCCCTAAACTAAAAGGAATGCCCGTTAATTTTACTTACTTTAAACTCATTATAACCTTTATGGCCTTTGTTCAATTAAATGCCCAACATACCGCTCCTGAATCTATTCGTAATGAAGTGGAAGCGGCATTAGCGTTCTATCCGGAACTAAAAGACACACCAATTACTTTTAAAATTATTAAGAATATTAGCCAGTCTACCATGCGGGCACAACCCAAGTTCAACAGCCTTTTTAAGAATAAAAGGAAACGCGCTTATGTTATTTTGATAAGTGAAAAAATAAAAATTTCGGGAAAGGAATTTTTAACCAAAGATGTGCCCAAAGATATTATGGTAGGTTGGTTAGGTCATGAACTAGGTCATGTCATGGACTACCGCGATCGTAGCAACTTAAACCTAATTTGGTTTGGAATCAAATACACATTTTCTGGCTCATATATTAAAGAAGCGGAACGGGCTGCCGATACCTATGCCGTAGCACATGGCATGCACGATTATATCTTACAGACCAAGCGTTTTATACTAGACCATGCAGAAATAGATGAAAAGTATAAAGAACGTATACGTAGATATTACCTCTCTCCGGAGGAAATTATGACTATTGTAGAAGAACTTGAAACCGCCGAAAAAAGCGAGTAAGCGGCTAGATCAATTAGCCTTACCTACAACTCTTTTACAAAAGCTTCCCACTCTTCAAACTTTTCCTCGCCCATTACACGCTCCATTTTTACTTGTCCGCCTTTCTTTTTGTTCCTTCCGTTCCAATCATGAAAAACCGATGGTTGTACTGACACAACTTTTACCCCTTTAAGGGCTTTTGAACGTGCTACTTTATAATTCTTATTCGCCTTTTTTAGTGATTCGTCCAAAGCGTTGGCCAGCGCTTCATCATCTGTTTTGTCTTCCGTACCCAAGTACCAACAATGGTAGAATTCACCATCAATGCGATGTGCACACAGTGTATATTCAGGAATGCGTATTCCGAATTTTTCTTCTAATTCTTGCACACCATCATCCAGTTTATTCACGGAAAGTTGAGAACCAACCGTGTTTAAAAAGAACTTGGTTCTACCGGTTATTTTAATTTCCGCACGCTTTACATCCGTAAATTCTATGGTATCACCAATAAGGTAACGCCAAGCACCTGAAACGGTACTTATAATGAGTACATAATCTTGACCTTCTTTTACTTCGGACAATTTTAAGGCCGGCGCATCATCACTTAAAGAACCATCTTGTTGTATGTATTCCGGCTCAAAGGGTACAAATTCAAAATAGATACCGGAATCCGTAGACAATTGCATGGCATGGGTTTCTGGTCTAGCTTGGAATGCTATAAAACCTTCCGATGCCAAATAGGTATCTATTACCGTAATCGGTTTTCCTAAAAGGGCATTGAAACTCTTCTCATAGGGTCCAAAAGCGACACCACCCGAAGTATATACTTGTAGGTTGGGCCAAATCTCATGAATATTTTTTAATCCGTGATGATCAATTACTTTTTGCAACATCAATTCCATCCAAGAAGGGATTCCGCTTAACGCTCCAATATCCCAATTGGGAGCTTCCTCTGCTATTTTTTGCACACGTTCGTCCCAATCATCAATCTCTGAAATTTCTTCTCCAGGCTTATAATATCCACGGAACCACGTAGGAATGTTACTAGCGCTAATACCACTTATTTCACCTTCTTCGTGACCTTCTACTTTATTCAAATCCGTAGAACTGCCCAACATTAAAATACCAAGCTCAAAGAAATCCGGAGGCAAATCAAAATTGCTTAAGGCAAAAACCTGCTCTACGCCCGTTTTTCTAATGGCTGCGACCATATCATCCGTTACGGGAATTCTTTTGCTCGTCTTTCCCGTAGTACCAGAGCTTAACGCAAAATAATCTGGTGTGCCCGGCCATGTAACATCTTCCTCACCATCATGCAGTTTTTGCCACCACTCTTTATCAATACGATTATAATCAAAATAAGGAACGGACTTTGCAAAAGCATCGGAAGGGCTATTGGACTCTAAAATAGTATCAAATTTATAATGCTTCCCAAAAGCGGTATCCTTCGCCTTTTCCAGCAATTCTTTTAATACGGTCTCCTGTTCTTCTATCGGATTTTTTTCTCCCGATAGTTTATCCCTAACCTCAATAAATCCTTTAATAATATGTCCTATGATTGGCATGTGCGTAGTTTTGGTAAAAATAAAGGTAAAACCGATTCAACTTGTTCTTTATGCAACGATAGGTTAACCCAAATGGGATTCTATTTTTTAAGTCGATATACTTTGGAAATACCCTCTATGCCTCCCATAACGTTAAACTTTTTATTACAGGCGGAAGTTTACGTAATTTTACATTCCAATTCCTCTTCCATATTTGTACAGTATAGTAGACATAGAAACCACCGGAAACGGTATTAAAGGTAATAAGATTACCGAAATTTCTATATTCATATATGACGGTTACGAGATTGTGGACGAGTTTACCTCTTTGGTGAATCCGCAAGCCGAAATACCTTATTTCATTACACGATTAACCGGTATTGATAATGATTTGGTCCGTGATGCGCCTACCCTAGATGAAATTGTAGATGATATCTTAAAAATTACGGAGGGCACTATTTTTGTTGCCCACAGCGTCAATTTTGACTATAACGTAATCAAGAATGAACTGAAGCTTTTAGGGCGTGATTTTATTCGCAAAAAACTATGTACCGTTCGGTTATCACGTAAACTGTTACCCGGCTACCATTCCTATAGTTTGGGCAAGTTATGCTCATCTTTAGACATACCCTTAACGGATAGGCACCGCGCCCGTGGCGATGCACATGCCACTACCCTTTTGTTCAAAAAACTGCTGCGTGCCGAAGGTGCGGACGCAGTATTCAAGTCCTTTTTAAATGCCCGTTCACAGGAGTCTACGTTACCGGCCGCATTGCCAAAAGAAGCTTTTGAAAAATTACCTGCAGCCCCTGGTATTTATTATTTTAAAGATGGAAAAGGCAAAATCATCTACGTAGGCAAGGCCATTAACATCAAAAAACGGGTATTGGGCCATTTTTATGATAAAAAAAACAAGGAAATACAGTTATGTGCAGCAACAGCCGATATAGATTTTGAACTCTCCGGAAGCGAACTGGTAGCACTTTTAATGGAATCACAAGCCATAAAACACCATTACCCGGAATTTAACCGAGCTCAAAAAAGAAAAATACAGCCGTATGGCATATTCAGCTATGAAGACAGAAACGGCATTAAGCATCTGGCTTTTAACAAATTGAAAATGGCACCGAATGCGGTGCTCACCTTATATAATCCAACCGATTGCCGGCTTTTTATTGAAGAAATTTGCAAGAATTTTAGACTGTGCCCAAAATATTGCCATTTACAGGAAAATGTAAAAACCTGTTCCCATTACCGCATAGAAACCTGTGACGGTATCTGTAGGGAGGAGGAAGACGCGGATTCGTACAATGAAAAGGTTCAATTGGCACTTGATCATATCCGAGCGCAAAAAGAAGATTTTGTAATCAAGGAAAAAGGACGAAATACAGAGGAAGAAGCCTTTATTTTGGTTAAAAACAGCTCTTACATGGGTTATGGTTTTGTAAATGATGAAGATACCATAAGCTCAAACCATGAACTGGAAACTTTTCTCATTCCCCAAAACAACACTTTGGAGACCGAAAGTATCATCAAGTCCTATATTAGCAAAAATCCCGGGAAGGTGTTGCTATTGGAGAGCGAGGCCAAAGAACAGTAATTCTTTATTTATTCAGCTTTCTGTACATTAAAATAACGAACAGCAACCATACGCTAAATATGACGATTACAACAGTGGTATATATCCATATAGCATCCATAAGTTTGGTTTCTGGTTAAACAAGATTTGGTGGTTTAAAAGGTCATTCAATTTATAAAACTAAAAAGTTTATTAGCTTGTAATCCAATTCCTACTAAGATAATTAATAACTTGAGAAAATAACCCCAAAGTATTATGATTCCCTTAACATTTGCAAATGTTGCAAGAAAAATGCTTAAACCATGACTTATTCGCAAAAAACGTTAACTTAAATGCACAAAATCAGCCAGATAGGATTATTCTTTTTTACCGCTATTCATAAAAAGTACAATGGTCACCACTAGAGCAACGCATACCGCTGCAAATACACCGATCATAATAATGCCGTTGGCATAGTTAACAAGAGGAAGGTTCTGTGAAATCATAGGTCAATTATTTATAACGTCACAAATCTATTGCAACCCAACCGTCCAAACTATGATAATTGTCAGGGTAGTAGATTTTAAGAAGAAATCAAAATAGTACAGCTGTACATTACATTGCGTTTGATGCTGTTATCAATCATCCGTTTAGTAATTAAACTTATTCCCCTATTTTAGGGTATCTAATTCAGCCTATTTTTTTGATATTTATGAATGAGTTTCCTTGCGCCTTTCAGCATAATCATATGTGAACTTGGATTTATTGAAGGTATGCTTTTATCATCTGGGAAAACGGACTCTTGGTTGGGGAGTGTTTTTCCGTACACTTGAGAAGAAGAAATAAGTTCTCCCGAATTCAAATCATAAATTGCTACGGATACCGAAGCCCTGTTACTGGAGGTCTCTCCTTCAAAGCCAATTGAGCCAGCCCCGTCACTAATTACATTACCCCCTACGTTAATAATGTAATCACAGTCTGTAGCACTCTTTAATTCCACTAGCTCTACGTCCGATAAGTTGAACTTAATTTCAGGAGCTATTAATTTTGACGCTCTTAACGTATGTATCTCAATTAATGAATCGCCCAGTATTTTTTTGAAATCCTCAACCGAGTTGTAATACAATTTGTTATCAAACTTTTTTGAGTTGGATACGGTTCTATTCATAATCCATTTTCCTGTACTGAAATCCAACTCTTTTCCGGTATCAAAAAAGTAATTGTATTTGGCACTACCACAAGAATAAAAGGCACAAACAATAACAAAGAGAGCTAGTTTCTTCATGTAGGATTTTACGTTAAAAATTAAGTAAATGTAATTATTTATTCCATTCAAAATCATAAATGTAAACCGTATAAAATACAGGTTGCTATAGCTCTAAAACATTGAAGTAGTCCCAACGCAGTAAAGAAAACGGAACTTAAAACATAGTTTAACTACACCAATAGCTTAGTTGGCTTTTGCTCGTTCTTAGATAAATTTCTTGACGTAGCGAAGTTATCAGAAATTTCTAGTATTTTTCTAAAGGAATATGATATAACCAAATATTATTATTTGGCTTTATGTAAATAAATCATCTAAAATTAAATCCGAAAATTTGCAAAAGACATTAAGGAAACCTGAAAATTGGCAATATTTCGAGAGTTTATGCAAAAAACTCTGGGGAGAATTATGGGAAATCCCTCATAAAATCAAAAAGAACGGGCGTTTGGGGCAACCTCAAAATGGAGTTGACATTTATGGAATTCCTAAAAGTGAAAATGGCTATTGTGGAATTCAATGTAAAGGAAAAAATGACGATTATTTGAATTCAAAATTAACCAATTTAGAAATTGACGAGGAAATTAAAAAAGCCAAAACTTTCTCACCAAAATTAGAAGTGTTCATTATAGCAACAACTCAAAGTAAAGATATTGGAATCGAACAATACGTTAGAGAAAAAGACATCAAGAACAGAGAAAATGGAAGCTTTGAGATTATACTATTATGTTGGGAAGATATAGTCGATTTGATTGAAGAAAATAGAGAAACTCTAAATTGGTATTTAGGAATAAACAATTTTAGAGATAAATATGATTTTGAAGTTGTTTTCCAAAACGGAACGAACAAAATATCCATAAAACCTAAGTTCTTAAAATCAATAACTAAATACAAAACCATTCATCCTAATTTGGAAGTTCCTAAACACATGAAAATAATGATTCCAAAAATCCCGATGATGTTCGAATCAAACGAGATAAATCGCAGTTGGTGTTCGTTAAAAATTTCATTAAAAAATATCGGAAATGTAGTTCTTGAGGACTGGTATGTAAAATTAAAACTTAATAAAGCAAGGAAAATAAGCGATGACTTTAATGTTTCATTGTTGTTAAATGAACAGACAAAACAAATGATGTATGATAATAGAACACTTTGGGGATATGATGACACAAAAGAA from Zobellia alginiliquefaciens includes:
- a CDS encoding 6-phosphofructokinase, which gives rise to MASKKSILIICGGGPAPGINAVISTVAKIFLKDGYRVLGLHEGFKGIFSEEPQIKEFNFPHADRIFSRGGSTLIMSRFKPSDEKINTKLFSDNNVKLLVSIGGDDTASTANRITGYLSKENISISNIHVPKTIDNDLPLPDRNPTFGFHSAKDEGVRIGNTTYEDARTSQNWFVMSTMGRSAGHLAFGIATSCHFPMMVIPEMFNNTAITFDKVVRLIISSIVKRKIKKINYGVALVSEGVFHIMPDSELNQCGINFTYDAHGHPELGNVSKSHIFNMLVQAKLKELGIQVKSRPVELGYELRCCRPIGFDLTLCTLLGLGVKKLYDQGISGCIVTANSRGEVTPLYLEELQGEDGKIAPRLVNINSEFAQLCFQNMHYIEEADYEAAKAYFPDPEQYDFNKILAGEV
- a CDS encoding exonuclease domain-containing protein gives rise to the protein MYSIVDIETTGNGIKGNKITEISIFIYDGYEIVDEFTSLVNPQAEIPYFITRLTGIDNDLVRDAPTLDEIVDDILKITEGTIFVAHSVNFDYNVIKNELKLLGRDFIRKKLCTVRLSRKLLPGYHSYSLGKLCSSLDIPLTDRHRARGDAHATTLLFKKLLRAEGADAVFKSFLNARSQESTLPAALPKEAFEKLPAAPGIYYFKDGKGKIIYVGKAINIKKRVLGHFYDKKNKEIQLCAATADIDFELSGSELVALLMESQAIKHHYPEFNRAQKRKIQPYGIFSYEDRNGIKHLAFNKLKMAPNAVLTLYNPTDCRLFIEEICKNFRLCPKYCHLQENVKTCSHYRIETCDGICREEEDADSYNEKVQLALDHIRAQKEDFVIKEKGRNTEEEAFILVKNSSYMGYGFVNDEDTISSNHELETFLIPQNNTLETESIIKSYISKNPGKVLLLESEAKEQ
- a CDS encoding GH3 family domain-containing protein, with translation MPIIGHIIKGFIEVRDKLSGEKNPIEEQETVLKELLEKAKDTAFGKHYKFDTILESNSPSDAFAKSVPYFDYNRIDKEWWQKLHDGEEDVTWPGTPDYFALSSGTTGKTSKRIPVTDDMVAAIRKTGVEQVFALSNFDLPPDFFELGILMLGSSTDLNKVEGHEEGEISGISASNIPTWFRGYYKPGEEISEIDDWDERVQKIAEEAPNWDIGALSGIPSWMELMLQKVIDHHGLKNIHEIWPNLQVYTSGGVAFGPYEKSFNALLGKPITVIDTYLASEGFIAFQARPETHAMQLSTDSGIYFEFVPFEPEYIQQDGSLSDDAPALKLSEVKEGQDYVLIISTVSGAWRYLIGDTIEFTDVKRAEIKITGRTKFFLNTVGSQLSVNKLDDGVQELEEKFGIRIPEYTLCAHRIDGEFYHCWYLGTEDKTDDEALANALDESLKKANKNYKVARSKALKGVKVVSVQPSVFHDWNGRNKKKGGQVKMERVMGEEKFEEWEAFVKEL
- a CDS encoding CsbD family protein, with product MNQEQLEGKWNQVKGQFKQKYGNLTDDDVTYSEGRFDEMLGKVQEKVGKGKEELKEEISNW
- a CDS encoding arsenate reductase family protein: MGVISKDKKKITLYYNSETSEGKQTYAYVESADEDILAVDISKTKVTGTQWAEIAHNMNEPVGSLVNQEHPDFREKYGNKKVDLNEHDWLRILEKSPSTLAHPVVIKGDRFIPIKNPSDFVKFMDSDSEGIDKPYK
- a CDS encoding DUF1328 family protein, giving the protein MLRWTVIFIVLAIIAAVFGFGGIAAGAASIAKVLFFIFIVLFIISLIMGRKKI